A part of Desulfovibrio legallii genomic DNA contains:
- a CDS encoding flagellar hook protein FlgE has protein sequence MGLSASMWASVSGLLSHGQKMNVVGNNIANVSTIGFKSQRMDFNDYLYRSTGTASGTSQIGAGSSVYAILGDYSAGSFETTNSVTDIAIDGNGFFQVRKPNSKEKYYTRAGDFYFNDDRELQNPEGYLLQGWKVNNDTKLTFNSGSTNLGTSQASESAYVGSGTPTDIVLDSWNILPQQTTNVTFTMGLTNDGTGDSTTSNTSPMTALFDLWNGANEPPLADTAYATQSSIDVYDEGGGTHTLTVYYDQVDTSKTDSDGNLIYTMEGLPSGYTMYEYLVTIPPSEDMRSYGGEDYDPSTNTWGTDPTKFYNDSVEGTNKQAGVLMSGVMIFNASGQLVNQTAYSYGATETPDANDQVAVDPSLKTSWQPTKTSSNGLPVFTANFSGQPLANSVSETMSTSATATPVSQAQNYIIELDFGLKDMGNPAWTTTGSLDSLAVDTTDPTNPVINYSDVPVMAAVERQDYASAANTTSYTVQSSSQDGYASGTLSNVDIDESGVIYGIYSNGKTIPLYQIALYDFQCTQGLYREGGNLFSATQDSGEPRVGVPGDNGFGTTNAYNIEQSNVDMTTEFVQMIATQRGFQANSKGITTVDTMLETVIGMKR, from the coding sequence ATGGGTCTTTCAGCCAGCATGTGGGCCAGCGTTTCAGGCTTGCTTTCCCACGGGCAAAAAATGAACGTGGTGGGCAACAACATCGCCAACGTGAGCACCATCGGCTTCAAAAGCCAGCGCATGGACTTCAACGACTACCTGTACCGCAGCACCGGCACGGCCAGCGGCACTTCGCAGATCGGCGCGGGTTCCAGCGTTTACGCCATCCTGGGCGACTATTCCGCAGGCTCTTTTGAAACCACCAATTCGGTGACGGATATTGCCATCGACGGCAACGGCTTTTTCCAGGTGCGCAAGCCCAACAGCAAGGAAAAGTACTACACCCGCGCGGGCGACTTCTATTTCAACGACGACCGCGAGCTGCAGAATCCTGAAGGCTACCTGCTGCAGGGCTGGAAGGTGAACAATGATACCAAGCTCACCTTCAACAGCGGCTCCACCAACCTGGGCACGTCCCAAGCCAGCGAATCCGCTTATGTAGGTTCCGGCACGCCCACAGATATTGTGCTGGACAGCTGGAACATTCTGCCGCAGCAGACCACCAACGTCACCTTTACCATGGGCCTGACCAACGACGGCACGGGCGACAGCACCACCAGCAACACCAGCCCCATGACGGCCCTTTTCGACCTCTGGAACGGCGCCAACGAGCCGCCCCTGGCGGACACGGCCTACGCCACCCAGTCCAGCATCGATGTCTACGACGAAGGCGGCGGCACCCATACCCTCACCGTATATTACGATCAGGTGGACACCAGCAAAACGGATTCCGACGGCAATCTCATCTATACCATGGAGGGTTTGCCCTCAGGCTACACCATGTACGAATACCTGGTGACCATCCCGCCCTCCGAAGATATGCGCAGCTACGGCGGCGAGGACTACGACCCCAGCACCAACACCTGGGGCACGGATCCCACCAAATTCTACAATGACTCCGTGGAAGGCACTAATAAACAAGCCGGCGTGCTCATGAGCGGCGTCATGATCTTCAACGCCAGCGGCCAGCTGGTCAACCAGACGGCCTACAGCTACGGCGCTACGGAAACACCCGACGCCAACGATCAGGTGGCCGTGGATCCTTCGCTCAAAACTTCCTGGCAGCCCACCAAGACTTCCAGCAACGGTCTGCCCGTGTTCACGGCCAACTTTTCCGGCCAGCCCCTGGCCAACAGCGTGAGCGAAACCATGAGCACCAGCGCCACCGCCACGCCCGTAAGCCAGGCGCAGAACTACATCATTGAGCTGGACTTCGGCCTTAAGGACATGGGCAACCCCGCCTGGACCACCACGGGCTCGCTGGATTCCCTTGCTGTTGACACGACAGACCCCACCAATCCCGTTATTAACTACTCCGACGTGCCCGTTATGGCCGCCGTGGAGCGGCAGGATTACGCCAGCGCGGCCAACACCACTTCCTATACCGTGCAGTCCAGCAGCCAGGACGGCTATGCCTCCGGCACCCTGAGCAACGTGGATATTGACGAATCCGGCGTAATCTACGGCATCTATTCCAACGGCAAGACCATCCCGCTCTACCAGATAGCCCTCTACGACTTCCAGTGCACCCAGGGCCTCTACCGGGAGGGCGGCAACCTCTTTTCCGCCACCCAGGATTCGGGCGAACCCCGCGTGGGCGTGCCCGGCGACAACGGCTTCGGAACCACCAACGCCTACAATATTGAGCAGTCCAACGTGGACATGACCACCGAATTTGTGCAGATGATCGCCACCCAGCGCGGCTTCCAGGCCAACTCCAAGGGCATCACCACTGTGGACACCATGCTGGAAACCGTCATCGGCATGAAGCGGTAA
- a CDS encoding glycosyltransferase family 9 protein, giving the protein MSADPVLVFQLHRMGDLLLTFPLLLRLRRLYPGHPLWVVAEPQFFKPLMAVAPEAVFFPPAHCTVLARGRYAAAFNLCSAPAAARCMAALRAERKIGPVSDKKGLHVRGFWQLYRTALTQNNHNNPFHWADLHLLDLAPYPDLRNVPCAALRRGGARRVGLVLGASTPAKRPDADFWARLARRLAAAGAPPLLLGGPAEAELGAAVARKAGLPRTADACGRLSLDQLAALMRTLDLCITPDTGPMHLADYLGVPVLNLSMGPVHARETGPRAPGQWVLRAAMSCVGCWQCRRGRLYCKAAFSPAVVAQTALALLEPPCAAAPAPLPPLSGLSLWRTGRDALGLHSLARLGPPAASCRPVLEDFWQAVFLHLYQPDLAPLLETRLATLGARFPALQARLAAAVAAVCGRCAAALKNPVRSLPPGFWSAQPPLARLGNGFLQMYLQNADYSRRAWNAALERLADLAHRLG; this is encoded by the coding sequence GTGAGCGCGGATCCCGTTCTTGTTTTTCAGCTCCACCGCATGGGGGATCTGCTGCTCACCTTCCCCCTGCTGCTGCGGCTGCGGCGTCTCTACCCAGGGCATCCGCTCTGGGTTGTGGCGGAACCGCAGTTTTTTAAGCCTCTTATGGCAGTAGCGCCGGAGGCGGTCTTTTTCCCGCCCGCCCACTGCACGGTTCTGGCGCGCGGGCGCTACGCGGCCGCCTTCAACCTCTGCAGCGCGCCCGCGGCGGCCCGCTGCATGGCGGCCCTGCGGGCCGAACGCAAAATCGGCCCCGTGTCCGACAAAAAGGGGCTGCATGTGCGCGGCTTCTGGCAGCTGTACCGGACAGCCCTGACCCAGAACAACCATAACAATCCCTTCCATTGGGCAGACCTGCACCTGCTGGATCTGGCCCCCTACCCGGACCTGCGCAACGTGCCCTGCGCGGCCCTGCGGCGCGGCGGCGCGCGGCGCGTGGGCCTGGTGCTGGGCGCAAGCACCCCGGCCAAGCGTCCCGATGCGGACTTCTGGGCGCGGCTGGCGCGGCGGCTGGCAGCGGCAGGCGCGCCCCCGCTGCTGCTGGGCGGGCCGGCTGAAGCCGAGCTGGGGGCGGCCGTGGCCCGCAAGGCGGGCCTACCCCGAACCGCCGACGCCTGCGGCAGACTGAGCCTGGACCAGCTGGCGGCCCTGATGCGCACCCTGGACCTCTGCATCACCCCGGATACAGGGCCCATGCACCTGGCGGACTACCTGGGCGTGCCCGTGCTCAACCTCTCCATGGGCCCGGTGCACGCGCGGGAAACAGGCCCCCGCGCGCCGGGGCAGTGGGTGCTGCGCGCGGCCATGAGCTGCGTGGGCTGTTGGCAGTGCCGCCGGGGCCGCCTGTACTGCAAGGCGGCCTTCAGCCCCGCCGTTGTGGCGCAAACGGCGCTGGCCCTGCTGGAGCCCCCCTGCGCCGCCGCGCCCGCGCCCCTGCCCCCCCTCTCCGGTCTGAGCCTCTGGCGCACGGGGCGCGACGCCCTGGGCCTGCACAGCCTTGCCCGCCTGGGGCCGCCTGCGGCATCCTGCAGGCCCGTGCTGGAAGACTTCTGGCAGGCAGTCTTCCTGCACCTTTATCAGCCGGACCTGGCTCCCCTGCTGGAAACCCGCCTGGCAACGCTGGGCGCGCGCTTTCCCGCGCTGCAGGCCCGCCTGGCCGCTGCCGTCGCCGCCGTCTGCGGCCGGTGCGCGGCAGCCCTGAAAAATCCCGTCCGCAGCCTGCCCCCAGGGTTCTGGAGCGCCCAGCCGCCTCTGGCGCGCCTGGGCAACGGTTTTCTGCAGATGTACCTGCAAAATGCCGACTACAGCCGCCGGGCCTGGAACGCGGCCCTGGAGCGCCTGGCCGACCTGGCCCACCGCCTGGGCTAG
- a CDS encoding flagellar hook-length control protein FliK, with the protein MQILPTAADAATATEALWTAQNTARSESGFADYLSAMHTAIDSAASDENVSADAALAQETAASATAATTQVQSPYTRTTSNGVTYTLEEVCFTKQELQSLRQQLAKAGVPAEGLERLDSLAEQPDGASLAMVLASLKTGATTPQLGDDEKSAITSLLKKLDPTGVLDESAQALMLQGKGTEALALIQDFIGKMDQTTALQVTQEEVLALGKGLGLSSTALQSLGNQFGGATALLSTPTQLANLLAPATDYFTAAKSAQKTLDAALKDTLQPMLAKARARTEKEKQAHALQNKKAQQSKTVIDDTVQQKSRDVLSRTLAGTDADSTATRQNAATAQTAAQPLTQNARQADAVPQSADNAALRNHAAQAQGAASQKGQEAATGEDGHAASDKKSNKESAWDDLLETVAVKTAPTATTARADAAAQAALYAAQNTAGEPVSTASANAQPQLARQVAGQVERGLLSSLQNGGTRLDLQLHPQELGAITLSLTVRNGEVTALIRPEKSETADMVNRQVEHIRLNLEQQGLKVDKVEVQLDSSQQDAASWQDLEQHNSWQEEDARREELARLKNLATFRNNDENSEAAALEQPVHSLSRTAVYAAGALNVVA; encoded by the coding sequence ATGCAGATTCTTCCCACCGCCGCCGACGCCGCCACCGCCACCGAGGCCCTCTGGACCGCCCAGAACACGGCCCGGAGTGAAAGCGGCTTCGCCGATTACCTCTCGGCCATGCACACGGCCATAGACAGCGCCGCCAGCGACGAAAACGTCTCCGCGGACGCGGCGCTGGCCCAGGAGACTGCCGCCAGCGCCACAGCTGCGACAACGCAGGTGCAGAGCCCCTATACCCGCACCACTTCCAACGGCGTCACCTATACGCTGGAAGAAGTCTGCTTCACCAAGCAAGAGTTGCAAAGCCTGCGCCAGCAGCTGGCCAAGGCGGGCGTCCCGGCCGAAGGGCTGGAACGCCTGGATTCACTGGCCGAGCAGCCTGACGGCGCAAGCCTGGCCATGGTGCTGGCCAGCCTGAAAACCGGCGCAACCACGCCGCAGCTGGGCGACGACGAAAAATCCGCCATTACCTCCCTGCTGAAAAAGCTCGACCCCACAGGCGTTCTGGATGAGAGCGCCCAGGCCCTTATGCTGCAGGGTAAAGGCACGGAAGCCCTGGCCCTGATCCAGGATTTTATCGGCAAAATGGACCAGACCACGGCCCTGCAGGTAACACAGGAAGAGGTTCTGGCCCTGGGCAAGGGGCTGGGCCTTTCTTCCACTGCCCTGCAAAGCCTGGGGAATCAGTTCGGCGGAGCCACGGCCCTGTTGTCCACCCCCACGCAACTTGCCAACCTGCTGGCCCCGGCCACGGACTACTTTACCGCCGCCAAGTCCGCGCAAAAAACCCTGGACGCGGCCCTCAAGGATACCCTGCAGCCCATGCTGGCCAAAGCTCGCGCCCGCACGGAAAAAGAAAAGCAGGCCCACGCCCTGCAGAACAAGAAGGCCCAGCAGAGCAAGACCGTCATTGACGATACCGTGCAGCAGAAGAGCCGGGACGTCCTGAGCCGGACACTGGCGGGAACGGACGCAGACAGCACGGCCACGCGCCAGAATGCGGCGACGGCCCAGACTGCCGCCCAGCCGCTTACCCAAAACGCCCGGCAAGCGGACGCCGTGCCCCAGAGTGCCGACAACGCCGCCTTGCGGAACCACGCGGCGCAAGCGCAGGGCGCTGCCAGCCAAAAAGGGCAGGAAGCGGCCACGGGCGAAGATGGTCATGCCGCCTCAGACAAAAAGTCGAACAAGGAAAGCGCCTGGGACGACCTGCTTGAGACTGTCGCCGTCAAAACCGCCCCCACCGCCACCACGGCCCGTGCCGACGCTGCCGCCCAGGCGGCCCTTTATGCTGCCCAGAATACGGCGGGCGAGCCTGTGAGCACCGCGTCCGCCAACGCGCAGCCGCAACTGGCGCGCCAGGTGGCGGGGCAGGTGGAGCGGGGGCTGCTCTCCTCCCTCCAGAACGGAGGCACCCGCCTGGACCTGCAGCTGCACCCGCAGGAGCTGGGGGCCATTACCCTGAGCCTTACCGTGCGCAACGGCGAGGTCACGGCGCTCATCCGCCCGGAAAAAAGCGAAACCGCCGATATGGTCAACCGCCAGGTGGAGCACATCCGTCTGAACCTGGAACAACAGGGCCTCAAGGTGGACAAGGTGGAAGTGCAGCTGGATTCGAGCCAGCAGGACGCCGCTTCCTGGCAGGACCTGGAGCAGCACAATTCCTGGCAGGAAGAAGATGCCCGCCGGGAAGAACTTGCCCGCCTGAAAAATCTGGCAACATTTCGAAATAACGACGAAAACAGCGAAGCAGCGGCATTGGAACAGCCTGTGCATTCTCTAAGCCGGACGGCAGTATATGCCGCCGGGGCCCTTAATGTGGTGGCCTGA
- a CDS encoding flagellar hook assembly protein FlgD, translating into MSSITQSITQTNNEFSQALSSQTSSSSLDKDSFMLLLVTQFKYQDPLNPMEDKEFISQMAQFSSLEQLMNLNDSMEDLTTATNNQQMINATSYIGKNVTVSGNAIGKVTDSTSGTTTITRFRYAPADTVASGTITVRDGDNNAVYTETLGALSSGSTYEFNWNGKTSSGATAADGVYTVSLSLLNSSGEAVLSDQVVDATVTGVVTDSGTVYLGLEGGQLMALSDVRQVMLPNTTSTTESSTDTASSSS; encoded by the coding sequence ATGTCCAGCATTACGCAATCCATCACCCAGACCAACAACGAGTTCAGCCAGGCCCTGAGCAGCCAGACCAGCAGCTCCAGCCTGGACAAGGATTCGTTCATGCTGCTGCTGGTCACCCAGTTCAAGTATCAGGATCCGCTCAACCCCATGGAGGATAAGGAGTTCATCTCCCAGATGGCCCAGTTCTCCAGTCTTGAGCAGCTCATGAACCTCAACGACAGCATGGAAGACCTGACCACCGCCACCAACAACCAGCAGATGATCAACGCCACGTCCTACATCGGCAAAAACGTCACGGTGTCGGGCAACGCCATCGGCAAGGTGACGGACAGCACCAGCGGCACCACTACTATCACCCGCTTCCGCTACGCGCCGGCGGACACAGTGGCCAGCGGCACCATCACCGTGCGCGACGGCGACAACAACGCCGTCTATACGGAAACTCTGGGGGCGCTCAGCTCCGGCAGCACTTACGAATTCAACTGGAACGGCAAGACCAGCTCCGGCGCTACGGCGGCCGACGGCGTGTACACGGTGAGCCTCTCCCTGCTCAATTCCTCGGGCGAGGCAGTGCTCTCCGATCAGGTGGTGGACGCCACAGTCACCGGCGTGGTTACAGACAGCGGCACCGTATACCTGGGCCTGGAGGGCGGCCAGCTCATGGCCCTTTCCGACGTGCGCCAGGTCATGCTGCCCAATACCACCAGCACGACGGAGAGCAGCACGGACACCGCATCCAGCAGCAGTTAA